A stretch of Chloroflexota bacterium DNA encodes these proteins:
- a CDS encoding 3-isopropylmalate dehydratase large subunit translates to MGKTLAEKILSEKSNSDARAGDIVIARVDVALAQDGTGPLTVQQLRTMGLERVANPKRTVFFLDHAAPSPRWELSNDHIILRSFAKQMGIQLSEIGEGVCHQIIAESYASPGEVIIGADSHTVTAGGLCAFATGMGSTDVAVGLALGKTWFRVPETFKVVVSGAFQKGVYPKDLILHLIGMIGADGATYKSLEFCGETIEGMSMSGRFTLANMAVEAGAKVGLIASDEVTRAYLEWRGRGDAYHPMRPDPDAIYEHVITIDASILEPAIAKPHTVDNTSLVKDLQGMKVEQVFLGSCTNGRLEDLAVAAEIWKGKKRHLETRVIVAPASKEVFLQALAAGYIATFVEFGAVIVPPGCAACVGVHQGVLGDGESCLSTSNRNFQGRMGNPASFIYLASPATAAASALRSEITDPREVL, encoded by the coding sequence ATGGGAAAGACCTTGGCTGAAAAGATTCTCAGCGAGAAATCGAACAGTGATGCCCGGGCCGGTGACATCGTCATCGCCAGGGTAGATGTGGCCTTGGCTCAGGATGGAACAGGTCCCCTGACAGTGCAGCAGCTACGGACGATGGGGCTTGAACGGGTGGCCAATCCTAAACGTACTGTCTTTTTTCTTGACCACGCCGCACCGAGTCCACGCTGGGAGCTATCCAACGATCATATAATTCTGCGTTCTTTCGCCAAACAGATGGGTATTCAACTTTCTGAGATTGGGGAAGGGGTATGTCATCAGATAATCGCTGAATCGTATGCTAGTCCAGGCGAAGTAATCATCGGAGCCGATTCCCATACCGTTACGGCGGGGGGGCTATGTGCCTTCGCTACAGGAATGGGCTCTACTGATGTGGCGGTAGGGCTGGCCCTGGGCAAGACCTGGTTCAGGGTGCCGGAGACCTTTAAGGTTGTTGTCAGTGGTGCCTTTCAAAAGGGTGTATATCCTAAGGATCTGATTCTCCATCTCATAGGTATGATCGGGGCCGATGGGGCTACCTATAAATCGCTAGAGTTCTGCGGCGAGACCATCGAGGGCATGAGCATGTCTGGACGCTTTACTCTGGCCAACATGGCTGTGGAGGCTGGGGCTAAGGTAGGGTTGATCGCCTCCGATGAGGTGACTCGCGCCTATCTTGAATGGCGTGGGCGGGGTGATGCCTATCACCCTATGCGCCCAGACCCAGACGCCATCTACGAACATGTGATCACTATAGATGCCTCCATCCTTGAACCGGCCATCGCTAAACCACACACAGTGGATAACACATCTTTAGTTAAAGATCTCCAGGGAATGAAGGTTGAACAGGTCTTTCTTGGCAGTTGTACCAACGGGCGATTGGAAGACTTGGCTGTTGCTGCAGAAATATGGAAAGGGAAGAAGCGTCATCTAGAGACGAGGGTCATCGTCGCTCCAGCCTCCAAGGAGGTATTCCTGCAAGCCCTGGCGGCCGGTTACATAGCGACCTTCGTTGAGTTTGGGGCCGTGATCGTTCCGCCCGGTTGTGCTGCTTGTGTTGGCGTTCATCAAGGGGTTTTAGGGGATGGTGAATCTTGCCTGAGTACATCAAACCGCAACTTCCAGGGCCGCATGGGGAATCCAGCAAGCTTCATTTACCTGGCCAGCCCAGCTACGGCAGCGGCTAGCGCCTTGCGGAGTGAGATCACCGACCCAAGGGAGGTATTATAA
- a CDS encoding 3-isopropylmalate dehydratase small subunit — translation MGASLSGRLRGKAFKFGDNISTDHIAPGRYFHLRSDLPELAKHVLEDADPTFARRVQPGDFVVAGRNFGLGSSREHAPTIIKSAGVSAVLVKSAARIFFRNAINVGLPILICDTDRIDAGDELEVDLAAGTIDDLTQSIRLTFGKIPEQMIDILSEGGLVAYIRKYGDFRV, via the coding sequence ATGGGCGCTTCGCTAAGCGGCAGGTTGAGAGGTAAGGCTTTTAAGTTTGGTGATAATATCTCGACTGACCACATCGCCCCGGGGAGATACTTCCACCTGCGCAGCGATCTTCCTGAACTGGCCAAGCATGTCCTGGAAGATGCTGATCCCACTTTTGCCAGGCGGGTACAGCCAGGGGATTTTGTGGTGGCTGGACGTAATTTCGGGTTGGGCTCAAGTCGTGAACATGCCCCTACCATCATCAAATCGGCTGGTGTGAGCGCTGTTTTGGTGAAGTCGGCCGCTCGTATCTTTTTCCGGAATGCTATCAATGTTGGTCTTCCTATCCTCATCTGCGATACGGATAGAATCGACGCCGGGGATGAGTTGGAGGTGGACTTAGCGGCGGGCACGATCGACGATCTCACGCAGAGCATTCGTTTGACCTTCGGGAAGATCCCTGAACAGATGATAGATATCCTTAGCGAGGGTGGGCTTGTTGCCTACATTCGTAAATACGGTGATTTTAGGGTTTAG
- a CDS encoding isocitrate/isopropylmalate dehydrogenase family protein, which yields MVYRVTLIPGDGTGPELVGAAKRVLEASGVSFDWDIQEAGGAVLAEYGTPLPEHVLDSIRRNKVALKGPITTPVGKGFRSVNVTLRQDLQLYANVRPAKTIPGVKTPFDNIDLVVVRENTEDLYAGIEHMVGDDAAESIKIITRKASTRIARFAFEYALKNGRRKVTAVHKANIMKLTDGLFLESCQQVASAYPQIAFEDRIVDNMCMQLVQKPELYDVLVLPNLYGDIISDLCAGLVGGLGVAPGANIGEEIAVFEPVHGSMPKYAGQNKANPTALILSGVLLLEYLGEQTAAQIVRLALESIIAEGKDVTYDLGGSAGTSEMAEAIVARMEISS from the coding sequence GTGGTTTATCGTGTAACCTTAATCCCTGGAGATGGAACTGGGCCGGAGCTGGTTGGGGCGGCTAAAAGGGTATTAGAGGCAAGCGGTGTGTCCTTTGATTGGGATATTCAAGAAGCCGGTGGGGCCGTGTTGGCAGAATACGGGACTCCTCTGCCGGAACACGTGCTGGACTCGATCCGGCGTAACAAGGTTGCTTTGAAGGGACCGATCACTACACCGGTCGGCAAGGGATTTCGCAGTGTGAACGTCACCCTTCGACAGGATCTCCAGCTCTATGCTAACGTGCGTCCGGCCAAGACCATACCTGGTGTAAAGACCCCTTTCGATAACATTGATTTAGTCGTCGTCAGAGAAAATACGGAAGACCTTTATGCTGGCATCGAGCACATGGTCGGCGATGATGCGGCTGAAAGTATAAAGATCATCACGCGCAAGGCCTCCACACGCATCGCTCGTTTCGCCTTTGAATATGCGTTAAAGAATGGACGGCGCAAGGTCACTGCTGTTCATAAGGCCAATATCATGAAGCTCACCGATGGACTCTTTCTGGAATCTTGCCAACAGGTGGCTTCTGCCTATCCCCAGATCGCCTTTGAGGATCGTATCGTTGACAACATGTGCATGCAACTGGTGCAGAAGCCTGAATTATACGATGTACTTGTCTTGCCGAATCTTTACGGAGATATAATATCCGATCTCTGTGCGGGGTTGGTGGGTGGCTTGGGGGTAGCGCCGGGAGCGAATATTGGTGAAGAGATAGCTGTTTTTGAGCCGGTGCATGGTAGCATGCCTAAATATGCAGGACAAAATAAGGCTAATCCGACAGCCCTTATCCTTTCTGGTGTGTTGCTGTTAGAATATCTCGGCGAGCAGACGGCCGCTCAGATAGTGCGATTGGCCCTGGAATCCATCATTGCCGAGGGTAAGGATGTGACTTACGATCTGGGCGGATCAGCTGGAACATCTGAGATGGCCGAGGCCATCGTTGCTAGAATGGAAATATCGTCGTAG
- the sucC gene encoding ADP-forming succinate--CoA ligase subunit beta — protein sequence MKIQEYQARQILERYGIPIPRGEVATTPDEAEAIAEHLAVPVVVKAQVLVGGRGKAGGVKLAQSPSEAGLVASKVLGMNIKGTTVRKVLVAEATDITKELYLGVVINRTSKVVTVMASGEGGIDIEEVARVAPQKIVKVDVDPLLGLRDYQSRELSFGIGLEGRLACDFARIALDLQRAFVECDASLAEINPLAIDGQGTLKAIDAKIILDENALFRHKELESLRDSSEEDPHEWSAREQGLSYVKLEGNIGCMVNGAGLAMATMDLIKLYGGAPANFLDIGGGARADQVAAALKILLSDRDVRAILLNIFGGITRCDEVAYGIVAALRESQCRLPVVARLVGTNEEEGQGILSQANLITAQTMEEAAKRVVHLLEM from the coding sequence GTGAAGATTCAAGAATATCAGGCACGGCAGATTCTGGAGCGATATGGCATTCCCATCCCAAGGGGTGAGGTAGCCACGACGCCTGACGAGGCCGAGGCGATCGCTGAGCACCTCGCTGTTCCGGTAGTGGTGAAGGCGCAGGTACTTGTGGGAGGGCGGGGTAAGGCCGGAGGGGTAAAGTTGGCTCAATCACCCTCCGAAGCTGGTCTGGTGGCCAGCAAGGTCCTTGGTATGAATATAAAGGGGACCACTGTTCGAAAGGTGCTGGTTGCGGAAGCCACTGATATCACCAAGGAGCTGTACCTTGGGGTAGTGATCAACCGCACCAGTAAAGTTGTAACCGTAATGGCCAGTGGTGAGGGGGGCATAGATATCGAGGAGGTGGCCAGGGTTGCCCCGCAGAAGATCGTCAAAGTCGACGTTGATCCCCTTCTCGGTCTGAGGGACTATCAGTCCCGCGAGTTGAGTTTTGGCATAGGTTTGGAGGGACGATTGGCGTGTGACTTCGCCAGAATCGCACTTGACCTTCAGCGGGCATTCGTCGAATGCGATGCCTCCCTGGCTGAAATCAATCCCCTGGCCATTGATGGACAGGGGACATTGAAGGCCATCGATGCTAAGATAATCTTAGATGAGAATGCCCTTTTCAGACATAAGGAGTTAGAGTCGTTACGTGATTCGAGTGAGGAAGATCCTCACGAGTGGTCGGCACGCGAACAGGGCTTAAGTTATGTAAAACTCGAGGGTAACATAGGTTGTATGGTCAATGGGGCCGGTCTGGCGATGGCGACGATGGACCTGATCAAATTATATGGGGGAGCGCCGGCCAACTTTCTTGATATCGGGGGTGGTGCCAGGGCAGATCAGGTGGCCGCTGCCTTGAAGATATTGCTCTCCGATAGAGATGTTCGGGCTATCTTGCTTAATATTTTTGGCGGCATTACCCGCTGCGATGAGGTGGCGTACGGCATCGTAGCTGCCCTTCGTGAGTCTCAATGCCGATTGCCGGTCGTCGCTCGGCTAGTGGGCACCAATGAGGAGGAGGGACAAGGAATTCTGTCCCAAGCGAACCTGATTACGGCCCAGACTATGGAGGAGGCAGCTAAACGGGTCGTGCACTTGCTGGAGATGTAG
- the sucD gene encoding succinate--CoA ligase subunit alpha: MSILVDKTTRLLVQGITGREGEFHTRQMLEYGTNIVAGVTPGRGGESVAGIPVFDTVKEAVRACSPNTSIIYVPAIAAPDAIIEAVAAGIPLVVCISEGIPTLDMIQVYHYVRRVGSRLVGPNCPGLTSPGEAKVGIMPGHIHCPGPVGVVSRSGTLTYEVVQGLTRRGYGQSTCIGIGGDPIVGTSFIDVLELFEKDSDTRIIVLIGEIGGADEELAAEFISQRVSKPVVGFVAGLSAPPGKRMGHAGAIISGGTGTAAEKIAALRAVGVRMARSPAEIGDLVGEVLKS, encoded by the coding sequence TTGAGCATACTAGTCGATAAAACGACGCGCTTGTTAGTACAGGGGATCACCGGTAGGGAGGGTGAGTTTCATACGCGGCAAATGCTTGAATATGGCACCAATATCGTGGCCGGCGTGACGCCTGGCCGTGGGGGTGAGAGTGTAGCCGGTATTCCTGTCTTCGATACGGTTAAGGAGGCTGTGCGAGCCTGTTCTCCGAACACATCTATCATCTACGTCCCAGCTATTGCTGCCCCTGATGCTATCATTGAGGCTGTCGCGGCGGGCATCCCACTGGTTGTCTGCATTTCAGAAGGTATACCGACTCTCGATATGATTCAGGTCTATCATTATGTGCGGCGGGTGGGCAGTCGTCTGGTGGGGCCGAACTGCCCTGGACTCACCTCACCGGGCGAAGCGAAGGTAGGTATCATGCCGGGCCATATTCATTGTCCTGGTCCAGTGGGTGTCGTTTCCCGTAGTGGCACGTTGACTTATGAGGTCGTGCAAGGATTGACCCGACGTGGCTACGGACAATCAACTTGCATTGGTATTGGCGGTGATCCTATCGTGGGGACATCGTTCATTGATGTCCTAGAGTTGTTTGAGAAAGACTCAGATACCAGGATCATCGTGCTTATCGGTGAGATAGGGGGCGCGGATGAGGAGCTGGCGGCTGAATTTATCAGTCAGAGAGTAAGTAAGCCAGTTGTTGGATTTGTGGCCGGTCTTAGTGCCCCGCCAGGGAAACGAATGGGTCACGCTGGGGCGATCATCTCCGGGGGAACGGGGACGGCGGCCGAGAAGATCGCTGCCCTTCGAGCAGTGGGTGTAAGGATGGCCCGTAGTCCGGCCGAGATCGGTGACCTCGTTGGGGAGGTACTTAAAAGCTAA
- a CDS encoding 4Fe-4S dicluster domain-containing protein: protein MNRENKMSEEQTAEQANVGTAVAATVEAAIESVSKEAGKAPVVVYHPWCKGCGICVAFCPKHVLELGEDGLVSIARPEDCVNCDLCDVLCPDLAIFSPGWPERGRRRFGRGRSEGQE from the coding sequence ATGAATAGAGAAAACAAGATGAGCGAAGAGCAAACGGCTGAACAGGCCAATGTGGGGACGGCGGTAGCGGCTACAGTCGAGGCAGCCATCGAATCTGTATCTAAGGAGGCGGGTAAGGCGCCGGTCGTCGTTTACCACCCCTGGTGTAAGGGATGCGGTATTTGTGTGGCCTTCTGTCCAAAGCATGTACTTGAGTTGGGCGAGGATGGACTGGTGAGCATAGCTCGCCCGGAGGATTGCGTGAATTGTGACCTGTGCGATGTCCTTTGTCCAGACCTGGCCATTTTTAGCCCAGGTTGGCCGGAGAGAGGACGCCGGCGGTTTGGAAGGGGGAGAAGTGAAGGGCAGGAATGA
- a CDS encoding 2-oxoacid:acceptor oxidoreductase subunit alpha, translating to MQGNEACAEGALAAGLRFYAGYPITPSTEIAEILSWRLPQVGGKFIQMEDELGSLAAVLGASIGGLKSTTATSGPGFSLMQENIGFAAAAEIPCVIVNVQRAGPSTGQPTSPAQGDVMQARWGTHGDHPIIALAPSSVRETFDLTIRAFNLSEKYRTPVILLMDEVVAHMRESIILPQPGEIEVVERPSPTIDPSAYLAFDNSIDVPPLASFGEGYRYHITGLFHDEAGFPTQRLDEINPWFERLFHKIERNRADIIRVQEELTSDADIVLVSYGASARSARHAMRIAREQGQQVGLLKLLTLWPFPEESVDRLAGRVKKFIVPEMNRGQIVLEVERVVRGRAEVRGVSRVDGELILPAQIEKALED from the coding sequence ATGCAGGGGAACGAGGCCTGCGCCGAAGGGGCCTTGGCTGCTGGACTGCGGTTCTACGCTGGGTATCCTATCACACCCTCAACGGAGATAGCTGAGATCCTCTCGTGGCGGCTGCCGCAGGTCGGCGGTAAATTTATTCAAATGGAAGATGAACTTGGGAGCCTCGCCGCCGTTCTGGGGGCCTCCATTGGCGGACTGAAGTCGACTACGGCCACCAGCGGCCCAGGTTTCTCTTTGATGCAGGAGAACATCGGGTTCGCTGCCGCGGCGGAGATACCCTGTGTTATTGTCAACGTTCAGCGGGCTGGTCCTAGTACCGGTCAACCAACTAGCCCTGCGCAAGGCGATGTGATGCAGGCCCGCTGGGGAACGCACGGCGATCACCCCATCATTGCCCTTGCTCCTAGCTCGGTGCGTGAGACTTTTGATTTAACTATTCGGGCCTTTAACCTTTCGGAGAAGTACCGTACTCCGGTAATTCTTCTGATGGACGAGGTAGTGGCCCATATGCGGGAATCGATCATTTTACCACAGCCTGGCGAGATCGAGGTAGTGGAGCGCCCCAGTCCGACCATCGACCCATCGGCCTACCTTGCCTTTGACAATAGCATAGATGTGCCACCCTTGGCCAGTTTTGGAGAAGGCTACCGCTATCATATCACTGGGCTCTTTCACGATGAGGCCGGCTTTCCCACTCAGCGTTTGGACGAGATCAATCCCTGGTTCGAACGGCTCTTCCATAAGATAGAAAGGAACCGAGCAGATATCATTCGGGTGCAGGAAGAGCTGACATCAGATGCCGACATCGTCCTAGTATCATATGGTGCTAGCGCGCGGTCTGCCCGTCACGCCATGAGGATAGCCAGAGAACAAGGGCAACAGGTAGGATTGCTCAAGTTATTGACCTTGTGGCCATTTCCGGAGGAGAGTGTAGATCGTCTGGCTGGACGAGTGAAGAAATTTATTGTGCCGGAAATGAACCGTGGCCAGATAGTGCTGGAGGTTGAGAGGGTCGTGAGGGGACGAGCGGAGGTACGGGGGGTCAGTCGGGTTGATGGTGAGCTGATCCTTCCGGCGCAGATTGAGAAAGCCCTGGAGGATTGA
- a CDS encoding thiamine pyrophosphate-dependent enzyme produces the protein MMEERIPVTYKYLRLHKKFPSVWCPGCGIGIVFNALIRAIDRSGLKKDEVAFVSGIGCSGRMPVYGDFDSLHVTHGRALAFATGLKLAKPDIEVITVMGDGDALAIGGNHFIHAARRNMDITAIIVNNSIYGMTGGQYSPTTPTGAKATTAMYGDVEQPFDVANLAVVAGAAFVARGAVYYAFELERLIEQAIRKKGFALVEVISHCHIHYGKMNGMPEAIDMLKWQKENTISRSQAEKEGGAGGKIIRGVLVDRSLPGYVEQYDKIIAQAQQRLGRAR, from the coding sequence ATGATGGAAGAACGTATCCCGGTCACGTACAAGTATTTAAGGCTACACAAGAAGTTTCCCAGTGTTTGGTGCCCGGGCTGTGGTATAGGCATTGTTTTCAATGCCCTTATCAGGGCGATCGATCGTAGTGGGCTGAAAAAGGATGAGGTGGCCTTTGTCTCAGGTATAGGATGTTCTGGACGTATGCCCGTTTATGGTGACTTTGATAGCCTGCATGTTACCCATGGGCGGGCGCTGGCCTTCGCTACTGGGCTAAAGTTAGCCAAACCAGATATAGAAGTGATCACTGTGATGGGTGATGGCGATGCATTGGCTATTGGAGGCAATCATTTTATCCACGCAGCTAGACGGAACATGGACATCACGGCAATCATTGTTAACAATAGTATTTACGGGATGACGGGTGGACAATATTCGCCGACTACACCGACCGGGGCTAAGGCAACTACAGCGATGTATGGCGATGTCGAACAGCCATTCGACGTCGCCAATTTGGCAGTGGTAGCTGGGGCGGCCTTCGTGGCTCGTGGTGCGGTTTATTACGCTTTTGAGCTGGAAAGATTGATCGAGCAGGCCATCAGGAAGAAGGGCTTTGCCCTTGTTGAGGTTATCAGCCATTGTCATATCCACTATGGCAAGATGAATGGGATGCCTGAGGCGATCGACATGTTGAAGTGGCAGAAGGAGAACACGATATCTAGGTCGCAAGCGGAGAAGGAGGGTGGAGCTGGGGGTAAAATCATCAGGGGCGTATTAGTTGACCGCTCATTGCCCGGCTATGTTGAGCAATACGATAAGATTATAGCCCAGGCTCAGCAACGATTGGGGCGTGCCCGATGA
- a CDS encoding 2-oxoacid:acceptor oxidoreductase family protein: protein MRGRYEIRLAGVGGQGIVLAGLILAEAAAIYDGKNAIQTQSYGAQTRGGPSMSGIVISDEEIDYPKVLHEDLLLAMSQDACDKYYPNMKKDGLLIADSFFVHRVPTERAYHLPITSVAREMTGHSVTASMVALGIIVGLTGIVSAEAIVSAVKDRSPRGTEGLNLRALEAGFQVARQIKAGKI from the coding sequence ATGAGGGGGCGTTACGAGATTCGCTTGGCTGGTGTGGGTGGCCAGGGTATAGTGTTGGCTGGCCTTATCTTGGCTGAAGCAGCGGCTATTTATGACGGTAAAAATGCTATTCAAACACAATCCTACGGGGCTCAGACGAGAGGTGGCCCGAGCATGTCTGGCATCGTCATCAGCGATGAGGAGATAGACTATCCGAAGGTGCTCCACGAAGATCTGTTGCTGGCCATGAGTCAGGATGCTTGTGACAAGTATTACCCCAATATGAAAAAGGATGGGCTTCTCATCGCTGATTCTTTCTTTGTGCATCGGGTGCCAACAGAAAGGGCCTATCATCTTCCGATAACAAGCGTAGCTAGAGAAATGACCGGTCACTCGGTTACAGCCAGCATGGTGGCCCTTGGGATTATCGTAGGGTTGACCGGCATCGTCTCTGCGGAAGCGATCGTTTCTGCTGTGAAAGATCGTTCGCCCCGAGGGACAGAAGGACTAAACCTGAGAGCGCTCGAGGCTGGGTTCCAGGTGGCGCGCCAGATCAAGGCCGGCAAAATCTAA
- the secD gene encoding protein translocase subunit SecD: MRQATMRIFIAIIILAISAAWIDLPNNPGIHLEFGGFKLDRELRIHEGLDLQGGMQVMLEANVPPGKSVTRDAMIAAKDIVENRVNGLGVSEPLIQLVGDKRIIVELPGIKDPERAIRVFGETGLLEFIDAGDTFLSDGTVVTTTLGGPGMVGISPEAAATPAAPAPTPTPPASPVPATPTAAAPITSTTPLTGTVGTTPETPKTEKVYKTILTGDQLQSAKVGFDELGRPEIDFTFKDQGAKIFADYTTANVGKFLAITMDKRVISSAVIRTPITGGSGRITSERGFPLAEAQSIVIQLKYGALPIPLKVVQSISVGPTLGQDSIHRSMIAGAIGLAIVIAFMIIHYRLPGLLASLALFIYALLAFALFKLIPVVLTLAGIAGFILSIGMAVDANILIFERMREELRWGRTLGAAIEAGFARAWTSIRDSNVSTIITCIILFWFGEHYGASIIKGFALTLAIGVLVSMFTAIIVTRTFLRVAQRMLGMGEESAQQPHLRRLLGLPGGMTK; this comes from the coding sequence GTGCGACAAGCCACAATGAGGATTTTCATCGCCATCATTATTCTAGCTATAAGCGCGGCTTGGATAGATTTACCAAATAATCCAGGTATACACCTTGAATTCGGTGGCTTCAAGCTCGACCGTGAGCTGCGGATCCACGAAGGACTGGATTTACAGGGGGGCATGCAGGTGATGTTGGAGGCCAATGTGCCCCCAGGTAAATCCGTCACGCGAGACGCGATGATTGCGGCTAAGGACATCGTCGAGAACCGGGTGAACGGCTTGGGTGTTTCGGAACCGTTAATTCAGCTGGTCGGGGATAAACGAATAATTGTGGAACTCCCAGGTATAAAGGACCCAGAACGGGCCATTAGAGTCTTCGGGGAAACGGGCTTACTGGAGTTCATCGACGCAGGTGACACATTCCTTTCTGATGGGACAGTTGTTACAACGACTCTGGGTGGTCCTGGCATGGTGGGGATTAGTCCTGAGGCGGCGGCCACCCCTGCTGCCCCAGCACCCACACCTACACCGCCAGCTAGCCCGGTACCAGCCACACCTACGGCGGCAGCTCCCATCACGAGTACAACACCGCTGACGGGGACAGTTGGGACAACTCCAGAGACGCCCAAAACAGAGAAGGTCTACAAGACGATCCTAACCGGTGATCAACTGCAAAGTGCTAAAGTCGGTTTTGATGAACTTGGCCGTCCAGAGATAGACTTCACCTTTAAAGATCAGGGGGCTAAGATATTCGCTGACTACACGACGGCCAACGTTGGCAAGTTCCTGGCGATCACCATGGATAAGCGGGTCATCTCCAGTGCGGTGATCAGAACACCTATTACAGGTGGGTCGGGGCGCATCACCAGCGAGCGCGGCTTTCCGTTGGCCGAGGCACAGAGCATCGTCATTCAGCTAAAATATGGTGCTTTGCCCATCCCTCTCAAAGTGGTACAAAGCATATCCGTTGGCCCCACTTTGGGACAGGATTCCATTCACAGAAGCATGATTGCTGGTGCCATTGGGTTGGCCATAGTTATCGCCTTTATGATCATCCATTATCGCCTGCCCGGGCTGTTAGCTAGCCTGGCCCTTTTCATCTATGCCTTGCTTGCCTTCGCTCTGTTCAAGCTCATACCGGTAGTGCTCACCCTGGCCGGTATTGCTGGTTTCATTCTTTCCATTGGGATGGCTGTAGACGCCAATATCTTAATATTTGAGCGTATGCGCGAAGAGTTGCGTTGGGGCAGGACCTTAGGGGCAGCTATCGAGGCCGGCTTCGCCCGCGCCTGGACCTCTATTCGTGATTCTAACGTTTCGACGATAATCACGTGTATCATTCTGTTCTGGTTTGGCGAGCATTACGGGGCAAGCATCATCAAGGGATTCGCTTTGACCCTGGCCATCGGTGTGCTAGTCAGCATGTTTACGGCTATCATCGTCACACGTACCTTCCTCCGTGTAGCCCAGCGGATGTTGGGCATGGGAGAGGAAAGTGCTCAACAACCCCATCTGCGGCGTCTACTTGGGCTGCCGGGGGGAATGACGAAGTGA
- a CDS encoding homocysteine S-methyltransferase family protein, with amino-acid sequence MSNRFNEALEKKRVLICDGAMGTMLMSSGAHYDLCPEELNLTTPEVVRAVHRAYVEAGADIIETNSFGGNSVKLAVARMFEKRREVNLAAACLAKEVAGDSVLVAGSIGPLGKFLQPLGQVSYGQAVEAFREQAEALMKGGVDLFIIETMADLKEIKAAYQAVTEGTGLPAICTMTFDTGHRTMMGVSPAQAAQELCALGVPVIGANCGRGPEEFEAVLQEMKEACPQAILAVQPNAGLPKLVGDKVIYDASPEEMAEYARRFVALGVRVIGACCGSTPEHIRAIIEAVRASS; translated from the coding sequence TTGTCGAATCGTTTTAACGAAGCGCTGGAGAAGAAGAGGGTTCTCATTTGTGATGGGGCCATGGGGACGATGTTAATGAGCAGTGGGGCGCACTACGACCTCTGCCCTGAAGAGCTCAACCTGACTACACCGGAGGTGGTGCGCGCTGTACACAGAGCCTATGTTGAGGCTGGAGCGGATATCATTGAGACAAACAGCTTCGGCGGGAACAGTGTTAAACTGGCTGTGGCCAGGATGTTTGAGAAACGGCGAGAGGTAAATCTGGCGGCAGCGTGTCTGGCCAAGGAGGTGGCCGGCGATTCTGTCCTGGTGGCCGGCTCCATCGGTCCGCTAGGAAAGTTCCTCCAACCTTTGGGCCAGGTCAGTTATGGACAGGCCGTGGAGGCATTTCGGGAACAGGCCGAGGCGTTGATGAAGGGGGGAGTGGATCTCTTCATCATTGAGACGATGGCTGATCTCAAGGAGATCAAGGCGGCTTATCAAGCGGTCACAGAGGGGACGGGATTACCGGCTATTTGTACGATGACCTTTGATACTGGGCATCGCACTATGATGGGGGTGAGTCCAGCCCAGGCGGCGCAGGAGCTCTGCGCCCTGGGTGTGCCAGTCATCGGCGCTAACTGTGGTCGTGGGCCGGAAGAGTTTGAAGCTGTCCTCCAGGAGATGAAGGAAGCTTGCCCGCAGGCTATTCTGGCCGTTCAGCCAAACGCCGGGCTGCCAAAACTGGTAGGGGACAAGGTTATCTATGATGCCAGTCCAGAGGAGATGGCCGAATACGCTCGTCGCTTCGTCGCCCTAGGGGTGCGGGTGATCGGAGCCTGTTGCGGGAGCACACCCGAACATATTCGAGCCATCATTGAGGCTGTCAGAGCATCATCCTAG